The genome window GCGAGCCGCCGCGAGAGGGGTTGCAGGCGGCGCTCGAGGCGACCGGCGTTATCGAAACGCTCCCGGCAGTGCTGGCCGCGGCCGTCGACGCTGCCGGGTTCAAACTGCGCGCTCAGCCAGTTCCGGCGCCGCCGTACGTCGTCGTGACGAGCCGCGGACCGATGTTGCGGGCGACGATCGACCCCGGCCGACTCGTCGTCCGGTTCGACGGCTTCGAGGTCGAGAGAGACGGCACATCCGGGAGCGGACCCACTTACCGTCGACTCGACGGTGTCCGGGTAACCATCTCGCTCGAGTGAACGTTTTTGCAACCACGTGCGAAATGAGAGAGCGATGCATCCACGCGCTGAAACTTTCTCGGAGCGAGCACGCGACGTGTACGAGTTCGACCCACCGGTCGAGGAGTTCCCCAAAGGAACGAAAACCGCCGAGGACGCTGCGGCGGCGGTTGGCTGTGACGTTGCCCAGATCGCCAGTTCACTCGTCTTCGACCTCGAGGGCGCGCTGGTCGTCTCGGTGACGAGTGGGGCGAACCGCGTCGACGAGAGTGCACTCGCCGAGTCGTTCGACGCCGACCCCGACGACGTCACGATGGCGGACCCCGACCGGATCCGCGACGAACTGGGGTGGTCGATCGGCGGGGTCCCGCCGTTCTGTCACGACAAGCCGGTGCCGGTCGTCGTCGACGAGACACTCCTCGAGTTCGAGACCGTCTGGGCAGCAGCGGGGACGCCCACGGCGGTCTTCCCGATCGACCCGGATCGACTCCTCGAGTACGCGGACGCGACGGCGGCTTCGGTCGCGGAATAGGTTCGTCGGGGATTACAACGAGTGTGGAGGATAGTAAGAGGCCAGTAACCGGTCGTAAAGAATGCTAACTAGGCAAAAACTATTGCTTCCTGTTAATAGAATCGTCAACTTCATTAGCAACTGGTTGGAAGGGTGTGATGGTGATTACACGTGAGTGACGAACGCCGATACGCATCCCGACGGAAGCTGCTCGCTGCGACCGGTTCGCTGACCGCACTCGGACTCGCCGGCTGTCTCGGTGACGAAGAGGGCGACGAGCCAGAGCCTGCCGACGACGGCGATGATGACCACGACGATGATGATCATGACCATGACGACGATCACGACCACGACGACGGGGTCGCCGACGAGTACTTCGACGAGCTTGGCGTTGCCGACGAAGGATTCGTGATCCTCGACCGGGCCCACGATCCCCACGAAGAGGTCGCGTACGTCCACGGCGACCACTGGCACGGCGACCTGCCGTCGATTCCCGTCGACGACAACGTTTCGATCGGTGCCGAGATCGAACTCGAGGATGGCGACGAACTCGAACTCGGCGACGAGTACGAACTCCGCGTCGCCGTGGCCCCGGACGAACCCGAGGGTGTCGTCGGCATCGACGAGG of Natrarchaeobaculum sulfurireducens contains these proteins:
- a CDS encoding YbaK/EbsC family protein, which encodes MHPRAETFSERARDVYEFDPPVEEFPKGTKTAEDAAAAVGCDVAQIASSLVFDLEGALVVSVTSGANRVDESALAESFDADPDDVTMADPDRIRDELGWSIGGVPPFCHDKPVPVVVDETLLEFETVWAAAGTPTAVFPIDPDRLLEYADATAASVAE